A genome region from Neoarius graeffei isolate fNeoGra1 chromosome 21, fNeoGra1.pri, whole genome shotgun sequence includes the following:
- the LOC132869557 gene encoding CD63 antigen-like, giving the protein MAKGSAFMRRLCIVLNILLGFLGLVLLLVGIVASTFKIQPLISGYYWQDGTQSVLFSIGFGLVTILLSVLGVYGAYHEHVLALLLYSIFMTIEFIAVLVLTIIAILEQPQIEKKIEESFGNMTSLYYTDEVFSKELNKLQQEAGCCGLIHYTDWRDQIPSSCDCPQNYSNKGDRCAKVHLENYRSSEVNKNANTNLMRYVYKTKCGPILMRHVKNALRILFGIVFTLATIMLAAVIVASLLWHKINARSSITGISYDDDRTKYELQPHKMA; this is encoded by the exons ATGGCTAAAGGAAGCGCCTTCATGAGAAGACTATGCATCGTTCTAAATATTCTCCTTGGG TTCTTAGGGCTGGTCTTGCTGCTGGTCGGGATAGTGGCAAGCACTTTTAAGATTCAACCACTGATAAGTGGTTATTACTGGCAA GATGGGACTCAGAGTGTGCTTTTCAGCATTGGATTTGGATTGGTCACCATCCTGCTCTCCGTCCTAGGAGTATATGGAGCATACCACGAACATGTCTTGGCTCTCCTTTTG TACAGTATTTTCATGACTATTGAATTCATTGCCGTCTTGGTCCTCACAATCATAGCCATACTCGAACAACCACAG ATTGAGAAGAAAATTGAAGAGAGTTTTGGAAATATGACCTCACTTTATTATACAGATGAAGTATTCAGTAAGGAGCTCAACAAACTCCAACAGGAG GctgggtgctgtggtctgatacaTTACACTGACTGGAGAGACCAGATACCTTCTTCATGTGATTGTCCTCAAAACTACTCAAACAAAGGAGACAGATGTGCAAAAGTCCATTTGGAAAATTATAGAAGTAGTGAG GTGAACAAAAATGCTAACACTAACCTGATGCGCTATGTTTATAAGACG AAATGTGGCCCAATCCTAATGAGGCATGTGAAGAATGCCTTGAGGATCCTGTTTGGGATAGTCTTTACCTTAGCAACTATTATG CTGGCTGCTGTGATTGTGGCCTCACTCCTGTGGCATAAAATTAATGCACGGTCATCCATCACAGGCATCTCATACGATGATGACAGAACGAAGTATGAACTCCAGCCACACAAAATGGCCTGA